The following proteins are co-located in the Armatimonadota bacterium genome:
- a CDS encoding DUF1343 domain-containing protein translates to MVNSGLDRLVQSQFKELHGRNVAIVCNQATIDSNYEHIINLMVSASAGKFNITRIFGPQHGVWGHTQDNMIEWEDYVDPDTGLIFNSLYGAHRKPAQSLLEGTDLILFDVQDVGARYYTFMWTLMYCMEAAEEAGIEIMVLDRPNPVNCVDVEGTVLEEGWESFVGLRPMPLRHGLTIGEIGNYLKNKFYPDCKLTIHQMVNYNPSEFWGGTGLPWVMPSPNMPTPQTAIVYPGMCLLEGTKMSEGRGTTRPFEIVGAPYIDGEFLARELNSSGLPGVKFRRVSFQPTFQKFAGIPCNGVQVHVIDPKSYLPVLTTLALLRLVLENWRDQFQWQDPPYEYEYVKLPFDILAGCEWLRADLESGVSLERLQERMKAQCSVFEPTRRAAMIYSR, encoded by the coding sequence ATGGTGAACTCTGGACTAGATCGATTGGTGCAAAGCCAGTTCAAAGAACTGCATGGTCGCAACGTCGCGATCGTTTGCAATCAGGCAACCATTGACTCGAACTACGAACACATCATTAACCTAATGGTGAGTGCGTCTGCCGGAAAGTTCAACATCACGCGCATTTTCGGACCACAACACGGCGTTTGGGGGCATACCCAAGACAACATGATCGAGTGGGAGGACTACGTCGATCCCGACACTGGTTTGATCTTCAACTCGCTGTATGGCGCGCATCGAAAACCTGCACAGAGCCTGCTTGAAGGTACCGACTTGATCTTGTTTGACGTGCAAGATGTCGGAGCGCGCTATTACACCTTCATGTGGACCTTGATGTACTGCATGGAGGCCGCAGAAGAAGCCGGGATCGAGATCATGGTGCTGGACCGGCCAAACCCAGTGAACTGCGTCGATGTCGAGGGCACTGTGCTTGAAGAAGGTTGGGAGAGCTTTGTTGGCTTGCGTCCGATGCCACTTCGCCACGGGCTGACAATCGGCGAAATCGGAAACTATCTCAAAAACAAGTTCTATCCTGATTGCAAATTGACCATTCATCAAATGGTTAATTACAACCCATCTGAGTTCTGGGGCGGAACTGGGCTGCCGTGGGTGATGCCCTCGCCAAACATGCCTACGCCGCAGACTGCGATTGTTTATCCCGGGATGTGCCTTTTGGAAGGCACCAAGATGTCTGAGGGAAGAGGCACGACGCGTCCATTCGAGATCGTCGGTGCGCCGTACATCGATGGCGAATTCTTAGCGCGGGAGCTGAATTCAAGCGGGCTGCCTGGTGTCAAATTTCGGCGAGTCTCCTTCCAGCCGACGTTCCAAAAGTTCGCTGGAATACCGTGCAACGGAGTCCAAGTACACGTGATCGATCCAAAGAGCTATCTTCCAGTTTTGACTACACTCGCCCTGCTGCGATTGGTGCTCGAAAATTGGCGTGATCAATTCCAATGGCAGGATCCACCTTACGAATATGAGTATGTGAAGTTGCCGTTTGATATCCTGGCGGGATGTGAGTGGCTGCGCGCCGACCTCGAATCAGGAGTGAGCTTGGAACGACTTCAAGAGCGGATGAAGGCACAGTGCAGCGTGTTCGAGCCAACTCGGCGGGCAGCGATGATCTACAGTCGATAA
- a CDS encoding PIG-L family deacetylase, translating into MRIFIGCSLADAGYNPTDLKLFDDSQALRWLFLFPHPDDEIALAAWINHLVKSGVAVRCVWLHSTPVRRAESEAAMKLLGVEQFSFLNFEDGGFVKAIPKMLSSITDVVSEFEPDRIVTTAFEQGHLDHDATNYVASLVGDYATLEFPMYHSYDRKLQTVNRFVEPLSGEARLLTEEDRKLRRAVLKFYKSQRIGKILNFYDRWIDSDVIRFEKLRVANHSYSEPVGDDKRRVRLRRSAKWKIWLDAIQPK; encoded by the coding sequence ATGAGGATCTTCATTGGGTGTAGTTTAGCCGATGCCGGGTACAACCCAACTGACTTGAAGTTGTTTGATGATTCGCAAGCTTTGCGATGGCTGTTTCTGTTCCCGCATCCCGATGACGAAATCGCTCTGGCTGCGTGGATTAACCATTTGGTTAAATCTGGTGTGGCGGTGCGGTGTGTATGGCTACACTCAACCCCTGTCCGCCGAGCCGAAAGCGAGGCCGCGATGAAGCTGTTAGGGGTTGAGCAATTCAGTTTTCTCAACTTTGAAGATGGCGGATTCGTCAAGGCGATTCCAAAAATGTTGAGCTCCATCACCGATGTAGTTTCAGAATTTGAGCCAGACCGGATCGTGACCACGGCATTCGAGCAGGGCCACCTGGACCATGATGCGACGAACTACGTGGCATCGCTGGTGGGGGATTACGCCACTCTCGAATTCCCGATGTACCATTCTTACGATCGAAAGTTGCAAACAGTAAATCGATTTGTGGAACCATTAAGCGGCGAAGCTAGATTACTTACAGAGGAAGATCGCAAGCTCAGGCGAGCAGTCCTAAAATTCTACAAAAGCCAAAGAATTGGTAAGATCTTGAACTTCTATGATCGCTGGATCGATTCCGATGTGATCCGCTTCGAGAAATTGAGAGTCGCGAATCACTCCTATTCCGAGCCAGTTGGCGATGATAAAAGGCGCGTTCGGCTGCGTCGTTCCGCAAAATGGAAGATCTGGCTGGATGCGATCCAACCAAAATAG